A genomic stretch from Azotosporobacter soli includes:
- a CDS encoding ATP-binding protein produces MNYVHLSVISSLFGTLSILLIYLYLYLMYRERYMGIWVASWSILLARYLLFDSGLLPWTQSIFGLGVYQALIILSSSMFVWGTHLFINKPFHQRWLQVTGGVALLTIAGNFFFTSLIDRLLIPVFFGAFLCIWIGLIFIRHLKLAGIGHYLTGYAFILWSLLTLTLPFTVTVPELAPWGYILGAILRLAIAIGTLMVYFEKTRTDLISKEEQYRLLAENAIDIIYHQQLQPESKLTYISPSVFSITGYRPEEYYADPRLVFNRIHSDDRSLFTAFLHDLPHSTQAPLTLRFMRKDTTVLWVEQKCVPIINEHGEVTALEGIIRDISARIKLEQMSAMFDRMNMVGSMAATVAHEIRNPMTTVRGYLQILGRSEKYQPDKDKFHLMIGEIDRANTIIQEYLALSREKSVNFKTHSLNGIIESLFPLLEAHATSSRVSASLVLTPLPELPLDENEIRQLLLNLARNSIEAMPDGGNLVIRTVSNENEIVLSVCDQGMGIPPHVLEYLGTPFVTTKDSGTGLGLPICYQIAHRHNARIRVDTGDNGTTFFVHFTLLS; encoded by the coding sequence ATGAATTATGTTCACTTATCCGTCATAAGTTCACTATTTGGCACACTGTCCATCCTTCTGATTTATCTCTACCTCTATCTGATGTATCGCGAACGTTATATGGGAATCTGGGTTGCCAGCTGGAGTATTCTGCTGGCACGCTATCTCCTTTTTGATTCCGGATTGCTTCCATGGACGCAATCGATTTTCGGCCTCGGCGTCTACCAAGCGCTGATCATTCTCAGTTCCAGCATGTTTGTCTGGGGCACCCACCTTTTCATCAACAAACCGTTTCACCAACGCTGGCTTCAAGTAACCGGCGGCGTCGCTCTATTAACCATAGCAGGCAACTTCTTTTTCACCTCACTAATTGACCGACTGTTGATCCCTGTTTTTTTTGGCGCTTTTTTGTGCATCTGGATTGGCCTCATCTTTATCCGCCATTTAAAGCTTGCCGGCATCGGCCATTACCTTACCGGTTACGCTTTCATCCTTTGGAGCCTGCTCACTCTCACGCTCCCGTTTACGGTTACGGTTCCTGAATTGGCGCCGTGGGGCTATATCCTCGGGGCCATCCTGCGTCTGGCCATTGCAATTGGAACATTAATGGTCTATTTTGAAAAAACCAGAACCGACCTGATCAGCAAAGAAGAACAATACCGTCTTTTGGCCGAAAATGCGATTGATATCATTTATCACCAACAATTGCAGCCCGAATCAAAGCTCACCTATATAAGTCCTTCCGTTTTTTCGATAACCGGCTACCGCCCTGAAGAATATTATGCTGACCCTCGCTTGGTCTTTAATCGCATCCATTCTGACGACCGTTCACTGTTCACAGCCTTTCTTCATGATCTGCCCCATTCCACCCAGGCACCGCTGACGTTGCGCTTCATGCGCAAAGATACGACCGTCTTGTGGGTTGAACAAAAGTGCGTCCCTATTATTAATGAACATGGAGAAGTCACTGCACTCGAGGGCATCATTCGCGACATTTCCGCCCGTATAAAGTTAGAGCAGATGTCCGCTATGTTCGATCGGATGAATATGGTCGGCAGCATGGCCGCCACCGTCGCACACGAAATCAGAAATCCGATGACGACGGTTCGCGGCTATTTGCAAATCCTCGGACGAAGTGAAAAATACCAGCCAGACAAAGATAAATTTCATTTGATGATTGGCGAAATTGATCGGGCCAATACGATTATCCAGGAGTATCTCGCTCTGTCCCGTGAAAAATCCGTCAATTTTAAAACGCATTCGTTGAACGGCATTATTGAATCCTTATTTCCGCTGCTCGAGGCGCATGCCACCTCCTCCAGAGTATCGGCCAGCCTGGTTCTGACTCCGCTGCCCGAATTACCGCTCGACGAAAACGAAATTCGCCAACTACTTTTAAACTTAGCACGCAACAGCATTGAAGCCATGCCGGATGGCGGCAATCTGGTCATCCGCACCGTCTCCAACGAAAACGAGATCGTACTGTCGGTCTGCGACCAGGGGATGGGGATTCCGCCCCACGTCCTTGAGTATCTCGGCACCCCGTTTGTCACCACAAAAGATTCCGGCACCGGACTCGGACTACCGATCTGCTACCAGATCGCACACCGCCATAATGCCCGCATCCGGGTCGATACCGGTGACAACGGAACGACCTTTTTTGTCCATTTCACTTTACTATCATAG
- a CDS encoding peptidoglycan recognition family protein: MKKESFLILFLLFFLQLPSLQADAALNESRAKIEAQYGTPDLVENHQKQFAPWQELSDTTALAAAYGYLNAVGESVSSRWLTYDERNCVTKELVLFKQALSVRHFAPTFGKEYDVAAKTSEVFVEQTLRGEQLTAILVQPDGARVQLRFLPQGYETKPNMHTRLIGFEASRISEDELQRKLSQRIWRKTDNFFQEKLYFSETLKKRKRTDMIVIHHTAIEGMSVADIQQLHLSNGWAGIGYHKVILPDGMVQDGRPLEMVGAHALGANLHSVGIVVVGDFEQRRPSETQLISLLQITRQMMHRYKITPENVRPHREATAGTSCPGAQFPWTEFRTRLNAMP, from the coding sequence ATGAAAAAAGAAAGTTTTCTCATCTTGTTTCTGCTATTTTTCTTGCAGCTGCCTTCCCTCCAGGCAGACGCTGCTCTAAACGAGAGCCGTGCTAAAATCGAAGCGCAGTATGGCACGCCAGACTTAGTGGAGAATCATCAGAAACAATTTGCGCCCTGGCAGGAGTTGAGCGACACAACTGCCCTCGCCGCCGCATATGGCTATCTAAACGCAGTTGGCGAGTCCGTTTCGAGCCGCTGGCTGACGTATGACGAAAGGAACTGCGTTACAAAAGAACTGGTACTGTTCAAACAGGCGCTCAGCGTACGTCATTTTGCACCGACTTTTGGAAAAGAATATGACGTCGCCGCCAAAACGAGTGAAGTGTTTGTAGAACAAACGCTGCGTGGGGAACAATTGACCGCCATCCTCGTTCAGCCGGACGGCGCACGCGTGCAACTGCGCTTTCTGCCGCAAGGCTATGAGACAAAACCAAACATGCACACCAGGCTGATCGGTTTCGAGGCGTCACGAATTTCCGAGGACGAACTGCAGAGAAAACTATCGCAGCGCATTTGGCGCAAAACCGATAATTTTTTTCAAGAAAAATTGTATTTCTCCGAAACGTTAAAAAAACGCAAGCGCACCGACATGATCGTCATTCACCATACGGCAATTGAAGGAATGAGCGTTGCCGACATCCAACAACTCCATCTGTCAAACGGCTGGGCTGGAATCGGCTATCATAAAGTGATTCTGCCTGATGGAATGGTTCAAGACGGAAGGCCTTTGGAAATGGTAGGCGCGCATGCGCTCGGCGCAAATTTGCACAGCGTTGGCATTGTCGTTGTCGGCGACTTCGAGCAGCGTCGTCCAAGCGAAACGCAACTGATCAGTCTGCTGCAAATCACACGGCAAATGATGCACCGATATAAGATTACGCCAGAAAATGTTCGGCCGCATCGTGAAGCGACTGCAGGGACCAGTTGCCCAGGCGCGCAATTTCCCTGGACAGAGTTTCGCACACGCTTAAACGCAATGCCGTAA
- a CDS encoding ABC transporter substrate-binding protein, whose protein sequence is MFVFKKINVKWISVVAGVAMMAGLLAGCGKSTDNDIKIGVVYELTGNTASFGTSANNGAKLAFKEINAKGGVLGKQIKTVEADNKGEPSESSNAMTKVISQDKVIAVTGFTTSSNGIAASTVAEDNKIPFVAAATTNPKVTINENDGKVKNYTFRVCFIDPFQGTVGANFVLNSLKAKKAVIMVDNSSDYSKGLTQFFKEAFTKGGGQILAEEAYLQKDQDFKTILTKIKATNPEVIYLPGYYEEAGKIIKQARELGITVPFVGGDGWDSPKLVEIGGAVALNNTYFTNHYSVDDKSEKSKAFVEAYQKEYGQVPDAMAVLGYDAAYALVDAIKRAGSTESGKIREALAATKNFPAVTGSLTLNEKHDAVKSAVILEIKDGKQIYKETVNP, encoded by the coding sequence ATGTTTGTGTTTAAAAAGATAAATGTAAAGTGGATCAGCGTAGTAGCCGGTGTTGCGATGATGGCAGGATTGTTGGCGGGCTGCGGTAAAAGCACCGACAATGATATTAAAATCGGCGTTGTATATGAGTTGACCGGCAATACGGCCTCATTTGGTACGTCCGCCAATAACGGAGCAAAACTTGCATTTAAAGAAATCAATGCGAAAGGCGGCGTTCTCGGAAAGCAAATTAAAACAGTTGAGGCCGATAACAAAGGCGAGCCGTCGGAGTCTTCAAATGCAATGACAAAGGTGATTTCGCAAGATAAAGTCATTGCGGTAACCGGTTTTACGACCAGTTCGAATGGAATTGCGGCCTCGACGGTTGCGGAAGACAACAAGATTCCGTTTGTTGCAGCAGCTACGACCAATCCTAAAGTGACGATCAATGAAAATGACGGCAAAGTTAAAAACTATACGTTCCGAGTATGTTTCATCGATCCGTTTCAAGGAACTGTCGGAGCAAATTTTGTGCTCAACAGCTTGAAGGCGAAAAAAGCGGTAATTATGGTTGATAATTCGAGCGATTACAGTAAGGGTTTAACGCAATTCTTCAAAGAGGCGTTTACAAAAGGCGGCGGACAAATCCTGGCGGAAGAGGCGTATTTGCAAAAGGATCAGGATTTCAAAACGATTTTGACCAAGATAAAAGCGACGAATCCGGAAGTGATCTATTTGCCCGGCTATTATGAAGAGGCTGGCAAAATCATTAAACAAGCACGCGAACTTGGCATAACGGTGCCGTTTGTGGGCGGCGACGGTTGGGATTCGCCTAAGTTGGTTGAAATTGGAGGCGCGGTCGCGCTAAATAACACCTATTTCACCAATCACTATTCGGTCGATGATAAGAGCGAGAAATCGAAGGCTTTTGTTGAAGCGTATCAGAAAGAATATGGTCAGGTTCCCGATGCGATGGCTGTTCTTGGTTATGATGCAGCATATGCTTTGGTTGACGCGATCAAACGGGCAGGCAGCACCGAATCGGGAAAAATTCGTGAAGCGCTTGCCGCTACGAAAAATTTCCCGGCGGTAACCGGATCATTGACGTTGAACGAAAAGCATGACGCAGTAAAAAGCGCTGTAATTCTTGAAATTAAGGATGGCAAGCAAATCTACAAAGAAACGGTAAATCCTTAA
- a CDS encoding aminoacyl-histidine dipeptidase has product MEDVLKELQPVEVFQYFAQLSKIPRGSGNEKAVSDYLVGFAKEHGLAYVQDEAWNVVIKKPATPGYEKSPALVLQGHMDMVCEKNMDEAHDFMKDPLKLRIVDDMIYATGTTLGADNGIALAMGLAILASNEYPHPALELLCTTSEETGMNGAIALDPRHIEGRTLINIDSEEEGTLLVSCAGGITAKTTIPATWETPTPELKAYRIQLRGLKGGHSGMEIDKGRGNANKLMGRILMALLTETECRLVSLSGGSKHNAIPREADAVILVKPEAQKPVEQTLHTYGEMFAAELRTADANVRVDFEVLSALPVQVLSQEATQNVITYLYLLINGVISMSMDIKGLVESSLNLGVVAVGNDSIDFITSVRSSVRSLRNELYNQIVTTAKLNGGSVVAEAGYPEWAYNPDSKIRTVFESVYEKMYGKKPHITAIHAGLECGLFSEKFTQLDAISFGPNLYDVHTPNEHMSISSVQRMWQYLLEVLKSVK; this is encoded by the coding sequence ATGGAAGACGTTCTTAAAGAGTTGCAACCGGTTGAGGTGTTTCAATATTTTGCGCAGTTGTCGAAGATTCCAAGGGGATCGGGCAATGAAAAAGCGGTCAGCGATTATCTGGTCGGCTTTGCCAAAGAGCATGGTTTGGCCTATGTGCAGGATGAAGCCTGGAACGTTGTAATCAAAAAGCCGGCGACTCCCGGATATGAAAAGAGTCCGGCCCTTGTTTTGCAGGGGCATATGGATATGGTTTGCGAAAAAAACATGGACGAAGCGCATGATTTTATGAAAGATCCGCTGAAGCTGCGCATTGTCGACGATATGATTTATGCAACGGGGACGACGCTAGGCGCGGATAACGGCATTGCACTTGCGATGGGACTGGCCATCTTGGCTTCTAATGAGTATCCGCATCCGGCGCTGGAACTTTTGTGCACCACTTCGGAAGAAACCGGCATGAACGGGGCGATTGCCCTGGATCCTCGCCATATTGAGGGCAGGACGCTGATCAACATCGATTCGGAAGAAGAAGGCACACTTTTGGTAAGTTGTGCGGGCGGCATCACGGCAAAGACGACCATTCCTGCGACCTGGGAAACACCTACGCCTGAGCTGAAGGCATATCGGATTCAGCTCAGAGGATTAAAGGGCGGACACTCAGGCATGGAAATCGACAAGGGGCGGGGCAACGCCAATAAATTGATGGGGCGCATTCTGATGGCCCTTTTGACGGAAACCGAGTGCAGACTTGTTTCACTCAGCGGCGGCTCCAAGCATAACGCAATCCCGCGTGAGGCTGATGCCGTTATTCTGGTAAAACCGGAAGCGCAAAAGCCTGTTGAGCAGACGCTTCATACGTATGGCGAAATGTTTGCCGCGGAATTACGTACGGCAGATGCAAACGTGCGAGTCGATTTTGAAGTGCTGTCTGCGCTTCCTGTGCAGGTGCTCTCGCAAGAAGCGACGCAAAACGTGATTACCTATCTGTATCTGCTGATTAATGGTGTTATCTCGATGAGCATGGACATCAAAGGCTTGGTGGAAAGTTCTTTGAATCTTGGCGTGGTCGCGGTCGGCAACGACTCGATCGATTTCATCACTTCGGTGCGCAGTTCGGTTAGAAGTCTGCGCAATGAATTGTATAACCAAATCGTTACAACGGCGAAGCTGAATGGCGGAAGCGTCGTTGCAGAGGCTGGCTATCCGGAATGGGCGTACAATCCGGATTCGAAGATCCGTACTGTTTTCGAATCGGTATATGAAAAAATGTACGGCAAGAAGCCGCACATCACGGCGATCCACGCCGGACTTGAATGCGGACTCTTTTCGGAGAAATTCACGCAGTTGGATGCGATTTCATTCGGTCCTAATTTGTATGATGTACATACACCGAATGAGCATATGAGCATTTCATCCGTGCAGCGGATGTGGCAATATTTGTTGGAAGTATTGAAAAGCGTAAAATGA
- a CDS encoding OPT/YSL family transporter — protein MMEKKLSKDAYGGVAGKNYVPYISSGSKSGGNLAVMIIGIVLAALFAASTAYSGMKSGLTVAAGIPGAIIGSAFIATFAKQKGILGKNLIQGMSSGGESVASGIIFVLPSILLIGAQVSFAEGLAVGVGGVLFGIGIASLVYNYLLVEEHGTLMYPESMAISETLVASEGAGESVKYMGIGFVISGAITVVTESFLNVSNNVISFVNETFYKWKFAIEVNPLLVGIGFIVGMDVSLTMFAGSILANFGVLPLIGYFSSFAKDGVTVWNNHSVAIGAMQVKHIAGSYVKYIGAGMMLSGGLIGAIKLIPTIISSIKETLNAKSSNESGGSSSANTILIGGIVVGFLAGFLSSGGNMVMAVSASVLSLFLSLLFVIVSGRLTGTIGTSNLPVSGMTIASLVLVTLLFVVMGWQNPESNRSLLLFGTFIVTAISIAGGYCQSQKVNFIIGGEKNEMDKYFTIASVVGVAVVVGVILLLSSQLAMTGDSVPFALPQANLMATLTAGIMSGQLPWPLIIVGVVMGVVLYLLKLPIMTVAIGFYLPISTTSIILIGALVRWFVEKMCTSEKEKEVKVSNGISLSSGLVAGGSIVGLIGIILQVTNVIKVGDPSGFAATNGMAFLLLVVLIVATILPIISSKVKNAK, from the coding sequence ATGATGGAGAAAAAGCTATCCAAAGATGCGTATGGCGGTGTAGCCGGTAAGAATTATGTACCGTACATTTCCAGCGGCTCTAAATCGGGTGGAAACCTGGCAGTAATGATTATCGGTATTGTTCTGGCTGCTTTGTTTGCAGCATCGACTGCCTATTCGGGCATGAAATCGGGTCTTACCGTTGCTGCGGGCATACCGGGTGCGATTATCGGTTCGGCCTTTATCGCAACGTTTGCGAAACAAAAGGGCATTCTTGGTAAAAACTTGATTCAAGGTATGTCAAGCGGCGGCGAATCCGTTGCCAGCGGTATCATCTTCGTTTTACCGTCCATCCTGTTGATCGGCGCGCAAGTGTCTTTCGCGGAAGGTCTGGCAGTCGGCGTAGGCGGCGTGCTGTTCGGCATTGGTATTGCCTCGCTGGTATACAATTATTTGCTGGTGGAAGAACACGGCACGTTGATGTATCCGGAGTCGATGGCGATCTCGGAAACCTTGGTTGCCTCCGAAGGTGCAGGCGAATCTGTAAAGTACATGGGCATCGGTTTCGTTATCAGCGGTGCGATTACCGTGGTCACGGAATCGTTTTTGAATGTCTCAAATAACGTAATCAGCTTTGTCAATGAAACCTTTTACAAATGGAAATTTGCCATTGAAGTTAACCCGCTTTTGGTCGGCATCGGCTTTATCGTCGGCATGGATGTTTCGTTGACGATGTTTGCCGGCTCGATCCTGGCTAACTTTGGCGTGTTGCCTCTGATTGGCTATTTCTCGTCTTTTGCTAAAGACGGCGTAACGGTATGGAATAACCACAGCGTTGCGATCGGCGCGATGCAAGTCAAGCATATTGCAGGCAGCTATGTAAAATATATCGGCGCGGGCATGATGCTCTCGGGCGGTCTGATCGGTGCGATCAAGCTGATCCCGACGATTATTTCCTCAATTAAAGAAACGCTTAATGCAAAATCGTCGAATGAATCAGGCGGTTCGTCTTCTGCGAACACGATTCTGATCGGCGGCATTGTCGTCGGCTTTTTAGCTGGCTTCCTGAGCTCGGGCGGCAATATGGTCATGGCTGTCTCTGCTTCCGTGTTATCGTTGTTCCTCTCGCTTTTGTTCGTTATCGTTTCCGGTCGCTTGACCGGTACGATCGGTACTTCGAATCTGCCTGTATCAGGCATGACGATCGCTTCGTTGGTTCTGGTTACGCTGCTCTTCGTTGTGATGGGCTGGCAGAATCCTGAAAGCAACCGGTCGCTGCTCTTGTTTGGTACTTTCATCGTTACGGCCATTTCGATTGCGGGCGGCTATTGCCAATCGCAAAAAGTTAATTTCATCATTGGCGGCGAGAAAAATGAAATGGATAAATACTTCACGATCGCTTCCGTCGTTGGCGTAGCTGTCGTTGTCGGCGTTATCCTGCTGCTTTCGAGCCAATTGGCGATGACGGGCGACAGTGTTCCGTTTGCTTTGCCGCAGGCCAACCTGATGGCGACGTTGACGGCTGGCATCATGTCGGGGCAATTGCCTTGGCCGCTGATCATTGTAGGCGTTGTCATGGGCGTGGTACTGTATCTGTTGAAACTGCCGATTATGACGGTTGCAATCGGTTTCTACCTGCCGATTTCCACTACTTCGATCATTCTGATCGGCGCTTTGGTTCGCTGGTTTGTGGAAAAAATGTGCACCTCTGAAAAAGAAAAAGAAGTGAAGGTTTCCAATGGCATTAGCTTGTCGTCCGGACTGGTTGCTGGTGGTTCGATCGTGGGTCTGATCGGCATCATCCTGCAAGTGACGAATGTCATTAAAGTTGGTGATCCGAGCGGTTTTGCCGCTACGAACGGAATGGCGTTCCTTCTGCTGGTGGTTCTGATTGTAGCGACCATCCTCCCGATAATCTCCAGCAAAGTAAAAAATGCCAAATAG
- a CDS encoding PqqD family protein, producing MPNSNEDVLDAIFKIADAVDYEVGADNIVTIRKKQDHPIQRFFRKLAFRIPEYTRRSLDEYGSYVFLQIDGRRTVREIGENLEEKYGEQAQPLYERLLLYLKHLNVNCRYIEKTTSD from the coding sequence ATGCCAAATAGTAATGAAGACGTGTTAGACGCAATATTTAAGATCGCCGACGCCGTAGATTATGAAGTCGGTGCGGACAATATTGTAACGATACGCAAAAAACAAGATCATCCGATACAACGTTTTTTCCGCAAACTTGCTTTTCGGATTCCGGAGTATACGAGGCGATCACTGGATGAGTATGGAAGTTATGTCTTTCTGCAAATCGACGGCAGGAGAACGGTGCGGGAAATCGGCGAAAATCTGGAAGAAAAGTATGGCGAGCAAGCGCAGCCGCTTTATGAAAGATTGTTGCTTTACTTGAAACACCTTAACGTCAATTGCCGTTACATAGAAAAGACGACTTCCGATTAA
- a CDS encoding GNAT family N-acetyltransferase gives MILYDDKKLLLSEGDEASAAYIRKQLIAYNMASVPRDGLLELEPLQIVLKDEAGTIVGGINANTIAYWKKCRIDIFWIDENYRKTGYGSILLKKVEEIARDRGCTVVQLDTYSFQAPAFYQKNGYEVFGAIENSPTGHTQYFLKKSLLK, from the coding sequence ATGATCCTCTATGACGACAAAAAACTTTTGCTTTCAGAAGGTGATGAAGCCTCCGCCGCTTACATCAGAAAGCAGTTGATCGCGTATAATATGGCGAGCGTTCCACGCGATGGCCTCTTGGAACTTGAACCATTGCAAATCGTTTTAAAAGATGAGGCCGGAACGATTGTCGGCGGCATCAATGCCAACACGATTGCCTATTGGAAAAAGTGCCGGATCGATATATTCTGGATTGACGAAAACTATCGCAAAACAGGCTATGGGAGCATACTTTTAAAAAAGGTGGAGGAAATCGCGCGGGATCGCGGCTGTACGGTGGTTCAATTGGACACTTATAGTTTTCAAGCGCCTGCATTTTATCAAAAAAACGGTTATGAAGTTTTTGGCGCGATCGAAAACTCGCCTACCGGCCATACACAGTACTTCTTGAAAAAATCGCTACTAAAATAA
- a CDS encoding HD domain-containing protein has translation MSSFNFDSAVAAFRRYTASFEQKDPLIALKYDHTFGVVQTSLELSNALRLNEEDTSLAALIALLHDIGRFWQVDQSGSFTDTQQLDHAAYGCQLLFDEGHIREYLADCRFDALLRFAIANHSAFSIAPCPDPQMLLHARLIRDADKLDNFRVKDITSIETLLQVSPQELNRASLSPQIYEQFLHCRQIRREDRKTPLDIYVSYIAFLFDLNFSASYHWLKKHDYVSRLFQRLSPHNPATERQLYELNKSAQRHIRERLDA, from the coding sequence ATGTCCAGCTTCAATTTCGACAGTGCCGTCGCAGCCTTTCGCCGTTATACAGCATCCTTTGAACAAAAAGATCCGCTGATCGCCCTTAAATATGACCATACGTTCGGCGTCGTCCAAACCAGTCTCGAATTATCAAACGCGCTGCGACTCAATGAAGAAGATACGTCACTGGCAGCGCTGATCGCCCTGCTTCACGACATCGGCCGCTTTTGGCAGGTAGACCAAAGCGGCTCCTTTACCGATACACAGCAGCTCGATCATGCTGCGTACGGTTGCCAGCTCTTATTCGACGAAGGACATATTCGCGAATACCTGGCGGACTGCCGTTTTGACGCGTTACTTCGTTTTGCAATCGCCAATCATAGCGCCTTCAGCATCGCCCCCTGCCCGGATCCGCAAATGCTCCTGCATGCCCGTTTGATCCGCGACGCCGATAAACTCGATAATTTCCGCGTAAAAGACATCACCAGTATCGAAACCTTGCTGCAAGTCTCGCCGCAAGAGTTGAACCGCGCCTCGCTCAGCCCGCAGATTTATGAACAGTTTTTGCACTGCAGACAGATACGCCGCGAAGATCGCAAGACGCCCCTTGACATCTATGTCAGTTACATCGCCTTTCTCTTCGACTTGAACTTTTCCGCCAGTTACCATTGGCTCAAGAAACATGACTATGTCTCCCGCCTCTTCCAGCGCCTTTCCCCACATAATCCCGCAACTGAGCGCCAGCTTTACGAACTGAATAAGTCGGCCCAGCGCCACATCCGGGAAAGATTGGACGCTTGA
- a CDS encoding HAD family hydrolase, with amino-acid sequence MMKDIIFDVDGTLWDSTGVVAEAWNKAIGEVGNTAAVVSAAVLKKEFGKTMKAIADSLFHDADEKTKEQLMEKCCVYEHEALAENTANLLYPDVVETIKTLAQTHRIFIVSNCQSGYIELFMKKAGIEEYVSDWECFGDTGRPKGENIRLLMERNKISDAAYVGDTQGDYEATKIAQIPFIFARYGFGNVEHGGQVINGIKELLSMA; translated from the coding sequence ATGATGAAGGATATAATATTTGATGTCGACGGCACCTTGTGGGATAGCACCGGCGTTGTGGCAGAAGCTTGGAACAAGGCGATTGGCGAAGTTGGAAACACGGCGGCCGTGGTCAGTGCAGCCGTTTTAAAAAAAGAATTCGGCAAGACGATGAAAGCGATTGCAGACAGTCTGTTTCACGATGCCGATGAAAAGACAAAGGAACAGCTCATGGAAAAATGCTGTGTATATGAGCATGAGGCGTTGGCGGAAAATACGGCAAATCTTCTTTATCCGGATGTGGTTGAAACGATAAAGACGTTGGCGCAAACGCATCGCATCTTTATTGTCAGCAACTGCCAATCGGGTTATATCGAACTGTTCATGAAAAAAGCCGGTATTGAAGAATATGTTAGCGACTGGGAGTGCTTTGGCGATACCGGCCGTCCAAAAGGTGAGAACATCCGGCTGCTGATGGAGCGGAACAAGATAAGCGATGCGGCCTATGTCGGCGATACGCAGGGCGATTATGAAGCGACGAAAATTGCGCAGATCCCGTTCATCTTTGCCCGATATGGTTTTGGCAATGTGGAACACGGCGGCCAAGTCATTAATGGCATTAAAGAGCTGCTAAGCATGGCGTAA
- a CDS encoding DUF2156 domain-containing protein, whose product MEFQELTLNDKTLFDRYLQAGGYENAHLNFTNLFMWRKATKLRWAESDGYICLKTEWQGEKAFCPPIGEGTGLALLLDKLEDVCRQEGFRLEFRGVENKVRLQLEAARPDYFSFAPDRDDFDYVYRSEDLIKLSGRKYHAKKNHLNSFRKSYGNHEYQTMDALNALDCITFLDDWCRQRGYQSGDELDQERGAVIEALTNFSTLDLSGGIIYVDGAIQAFSFGEQVRPDMAVIHVEKANAELRGIYPAINQRFCQEAWSDVQYINREEDMGLEGLRLAKESYHPVKFVEKYRATLSSAKANATRCCSNVAS is encoded by the coding sequence ATGGAGTTTCAAGAGCTTACGCTGAATGACAAAACATTATTTGACCGTTATCTGCAAGCGGGCGGCTATGAAAATGCCCATTTAAATTTTACAAATTTATTCATGTGGCGCAAAGCAACCAAACTGCGTTGGGCAGAAAGCGACGGTTATATCTGTCTGAAGACCGAATGGCAAGGTGAGAAGGCATTCTGTCCGCCGATCGGCGAAGGGACCGGTCTCGCCTTATTGCTCGACAAGCTGGAAGACGTTTGCCGTCAAGAAGGCTTCCGACTCGAATTCCGCGGCGTCGAAAACAAAGTTCGCCTTCAATTGGAAGCCGCCCGGCCTGACTATTTTTCCTTTGCACCGGATCGTGATGATTTTGACTATGTATACCGTAGCGAAGACTTAATCAAGCTCAGCGGACGCAAATACCATGCAAAGAAGAATCATCTTAACTCATTTCGCAAATCATACGGCAATCACGAGTACCAGACGATGGATGCCCTCAACGCGCTGGATTGCATCACTTTCCTCGACGACTGGTGTCGCCAGCGCGGCTATCAAAGCGGCGATGAGCTGGATCAGGAACGAGGCGCAGTAATCGAAGCTCTGACGAATTTTTCAACACTCGATCTTAGCGGCGGAATTATCTATGTTGACGGCGCAATCCAGGCTTTCAGCTTCGGCGAACAGGTCCGCCCTGACATGGCGGTAATCCATGTGGAAAAAGCGAACGCCGAACTGCGCGGCATTTATCCGGCAATCAACCAGCGCTTCTGCCAGGAAGCCTGGAGCGACGTGCAATATATTAACCGCGAAGAAGACATGGGGCTTGAAGGTTTGCGTTTGGCAAAAGAATCCTATCATCCTGTCAAGTTCGTCGAGAAATACCGCGCAACGCTGTCCTCGGCCAAAGCAAATGCAACGCGCTGCTGCAGCAACGTCGCTTCCTGA
- a CDS encoding metalloregulator ArsR/SmtB family transcription factor: METKKLAKIFKALSNPNRLELYLKIAKTHEQRFDTGCECFVSEIIDSLKIGAPTISHHIKELANAELIITEKRGKFLICRINEDLVQDLCRTMALQNPKDS; the protein is encoded by the coding sequence ATGGAAACGAAAAAACTGGCAAAGATTTTCAAAGCGCTTTCCAATCCTAACCGACTGGAGCTGTATCTGAAAATCGCTAAAACACACGAACAACGCTTTGATACCGGCTGCGAATGCTTCGTCAGTGAAATTATCGACAGTCTGAAAATTGGCGCGCCGACCATTTCACATCATATCAAAGAATTAGCCAACGCCGAATTGATCATTACGGAAAAACGCGGCAAGTTTCTAATTTGCCGGATTAATGAAGATCTGGTGCAGGACTTATGCCGGACAATGGCGCTGCAAAATCCAAAGGATTCTTAA